The Catenuloplanes niger genome includes a window with the following:
- a CDS encoding DEAD/DEAH box helicase family protein, with amino-acid sequence MRLRYAVQPHQTEPVDAIVAAFAGQPHLSGPANAPLRIGADRLLANVRAVQAERGLPASATLVPSAGCPVNLDVEMETGTGKTYAYIKTIFELHRAYGWGRFVVVVPGLAIREGVDRAFAQTAEHFMAAYGRKARFFVYRSRHLHRLESFASGPGINVMIINMQSFTGAERRRIHTERDDFQSRRPIDVLAGTRPILVLDEPQRMEGGRTLDALASFRPIAILRWSATHRVVRNLVHRLDAPDAHRRGLVKRIAVHGVTAPGRSETQLRRIQIREAVRAHLEREERLRPYRVKVLSLFFIDAVARYRDYARPDGKGDYARVFEDEYRRAGGAGAPEAVHRGYFSVDRRTGRLTDPAAPDDEDAIDLILRDRERLLSPDEPVRFLFSHSALREGWDNPNVFVICLLKRGDSTISRRQEVGRGLRLAVGPDGERLTDPALNELLVITPETYRDFVAGLQREFPRPPAVRDARRDRPGPVPQPEPTRLITLDSAALVTACVAALDAHLPAVPARRTVTTAAGTRDGAVEPAPAGAHDLLGDLLGDLAGATGLTRRTLAAVLTAITPAAFAGFAHDPRAFLAEAARIITTQRRLAERAHR; translated from the coding sequence ATGCGCCTGCGGTACGCGGTGCAGCCGCACCAGACCGAGCCGGTGGACGCGATCGTGGCCGCGTTCGCCGGTCAGCCGCACCTGTCCGGCCCGGCCAACGCGCCGCTGCGGATCGGCGCGGACCGGTTGCTGGCGAACGTGCGCGCGGTCCAGGCGGAACGCGGCCTGCCCGCCTCCGCGACGCTGGTCCCGAGCGCGGGCTGCCCGGTCAACCTCGACGTGGAGATGGAGACCGGGACCGGCAAGACCTACGCCTACATCAAGACCATCTTCGAGCTGCACCGGGCGTACGGCTGGGGCAGGTTCGTCGTGGTCGTCCCCGGCCTGGCGATCCGCGAGGGCGTCGACCGCGCGTTCGCGCAGACCGCCGAGCACTTCATGGCCGCGTACGGCAGGAAGGCCCGGTTCTTCGTCTACCGCTCCCGGCACCTGCACCGGCTGGAGAGCTTCGCGTCCGGCCCCGGCATCAACGTCATGATCATAAACATGCAGTCGTTCACCGGGGCCGAGCGACGCCGGATCCACACCGAGCGCGACGACTTCCAGTCCCGGCGCCCGATCGACGTGCTGGCCGGCACCCGCCCGATCCTGGTCCTGGACGAGCCGCAGCGGATGGAGGGCGGCCGCACGCTGGACGCGCTCGCCTCGTTCCGCCCGATCGCGATCCTGCGCTGGTCCGCCACCCACCGCGTCGTGCGCAACCTGGTGCACCGGCTCGACGCGCCCGACGCGCACCGGCGCGGGCTGGTCAAGCGCATCGCGGTGCACGGCGTGACCGCGCCCGGCCGGAGCGAGACGCAGCTGCGGCGGATCCAGATCCGGGAGGCGGTCCGCGCGCACCTGGAACGGGAGGAGCGGCTCCGGCCGTACCGGGTGAAGGTGCTGTCGCTGTTCTTCATCGACGCGGTGGCGCGCTATCGCGACTACGCGCGCCCGGACGGCAAGGGCGACTACGCGCGCGTCTTCGAGGACGAGTACCGCCGGGCCGGCGGCGCCGGCGCGCCCGAGGCCGTGCACCGTGGCTACTTCTCCGTCGACCGCCGGACCGGGCGGCTCACCGACCCGGCCGCGCCGGACGACGAGGACGCGATCGACCTGATCCTGCGCGACCGCGAGCGGCTGCTCTCGCCGGACGAGCCGGTGCGCTTCCTGTTCTCGCACTCCGCGCTGCGCGAGGGCTGGGACAACCCGAACGTCTTCGTGATCTGCCTGCTCAAGCGCGGCGACAGCACGATCTCCCGCCGCCAGGAGGTCGGCCGCGGCCTGCGCCTCGCGGTCGGCCCGGACGGCGAACGGCTCACCGACCCCGCACTCAACGAGCTGCTCGTGATCACCCCGGAGACCTACCGCGACTTCGTGGCCGGGTTGCAACGCGAGTTCCCCCGCCCGCCCGCGGTCCGCGACGCGCGCCGCGACCGGCCCGGCCCGGTGCCGCAGCCGGAGCCGACCCGCCTGATCACGCTCGACTCGGCCGCGCTCGTCACCGCCTGCGTCGCCGCGCTCGACGCCCACCTGCCGGCCGTCCCGGCCCGCCGCACCGTCACCACCGCGGCCGGCACCCGCGACGGCGCCGTGGAACCCGCCCCGGCCGGCGCCCACGACCTGCTCGGCGACCTGCTCGGCGACCTGGCCGGCGCGACCGGCCTCACCCGCCGCACGCTCGCCGCCGTCCTCACCGCGATCACCCCGGCCGCGTTCGCCGGCTTCGCGCACGACCCCCGCGCCTTCCTCGCCGAGGCCGCCCGCATCATCACCACGCAACGCCGGCTCGCCGAGCGCGCGCACCGGTGA
- a CDS encoding YqeB family protein, protein MQKVKRSFWDLALVCAGFPALGAGLGLLIHRFWDWLVGLDWFPVHGLVRWVGGWPEPWALIGFTGGGLALGLALTASAFWGYTVIGVDGDELVVRRGDRTERARRAAIGTVWADESGGLTSKDLVVLGRDGIELWRVRGDLPPRGNIRAVLAEHGIRWHDGGDPHASSYRRWVEGLPEDDAPDGLPRGANALFFARQRALDRDDHEEADAIRRELARLGISLRDERKRQHWRR, encoded by the coding sequence GTGCAGAAGGTGAAACGGTCGTTCTGGGATCTCGCGCTGGTCTGTGCCGGCTTCCCCGCGCTCGGGGCCGGCCTCGGCCTGCTGATCCACCGGTTCTGGGACTGGCTGGTCGGCCTCGACTGGTTTCCGGTGCACGGCCTGGTCCGCTGGGTCGGCGGCTGGCCGGAGCCGTGGGCGCTGATCGGCTTCACCGGTGGTGGGCTGGCGCTCGGCCTGGCGCTGACCGCGTCCGCGTTCTGGGGTTACACCGTGATCGGCGTGGACGGCGACGAGCTGGTGGTGCGGCGCGGCGACCGGACCGAGCGGGCCCGGCGCGCCGCGATCGGCACCGTCTGGGCCGACGAGTCCGGCGGCCTGACCAGCAAGGACCTGGTGGTGCTGGGCCGGGACGGCATCGAGCTGTGGCGGGTCCGCGGTGATCTCCCACCACGCGGCAACATCCGGGCGGTGCTGGCCGAGCACGGCATCCGCTGGCACGACGGTGGTGATCCGCACGCGTCGTCGTACCGCCGCTGGGTCGAGGGTCTTCCCGAGGACGACGCCCCGGACGGCCTGCCCCGCGGCGCGAACGCGCTGTTCTTCGCCCGGCAGCGCGCGCTCGACCGGGACGACCACGAGGAGGCGGACGCGATCCGGCGGGAGCTGGCCCGGCTCGGGATCTCGTTGCGGGACGAGAGGAAACGCCAGCACTGGAGGCGGTAG
- a CDS encoding MFS transporter: protein MNSDVRLGRPAGRWVLLATVLGSGLASIDATVVNIALPRLGEELDAGAAALQWTVNGYTLSLAALILLGGSLGDRYGRRTVFVLGVAWFALASLLCGLAPNVETLIAARVLQGIGGALLTPGSLAILEAVFVREDRAKAIGAWSGLGGVAGAIGPFLGGWLVEAASWRWVFLINVPLAVLVIGVALRHVPETRDADAPRGLDLTGAVVGAAGLGGLTYGFTAWPTLGGGDPVVLGTLALGVAGLVAFVVVERVSPHPMLPLTVFSSRAFSATNLSTFAVYAANGGVFLLVVLNLQVVTGFSPLAAGMALLPVTALMLVLSSRAGALAERIGPRLPMTLGPLICAVALVLFARIGPDSGYVRDVLPPVLVLGLGLSATVAPLTATALGSVDSRYAGVASGVNNAVARAAGLLSVAVLPLAAGIGTGSLTDPAALAPTYRSSMWICAGLMVAGALIALFGVPGRTRAADTPVRTHCAVADTPLHPSERL from the coding sequence ATGAACTCGGATGTCCGACTCGGCCGCCCCGCGGGCCGCTGGGTCCTGCTCGCCACCGTGCTCGGCTCCGGCCTGGCCTCGATCGACGCGACGGTCGTCAACATCGCGCTGCCCCGGCTCGGCGAGGAGCTGGACGCCGGGGCCGCCGCGCTGCAGTGGACCGTGAACGGATACACGCTGAGCCTGGCCGCGCTGATCCTGCTCGGCGGCTCGCTCGGCGACCGCTACGGCCGGCGCACGGTCTTCGTGCTCGGCGTCGCCTGGTTCGCGCTCGCGTCGCTGCTCTGCGGCCTCGCGCCGAACGTGGAGACACTGATCGCCGCGCGCGTGCTGCAGGGCATCGGCGGCGCACTGCTCACGCCGGGCTCGCTGGCCATCCTGGAGGCCGTGTTCGTCCGGGAGGACCGCGCGAAGGCGATCGGCGCCTGGTCCGGGCTCGGCGGCGTGGCCGGCGCGATCGGCCCGTTCCTCGGCGGCTGGCTGGTCGAGGCCGCGAGCTGGCGCTGGGTCTTCCTGATCAACGTGCCGCTCGCGGTGCTGGTGATCGGCGTCGCGCTGCGGCACGTGCCGGAGACCCGGGACGCGGACGCGCCACGCGGCCTGGACCTGACCGGCGCGGTGGTCGGCGCGGCCGGGCTCGGCGGGCTCACCTACGGCTTCACCGCCTGGCCCACGCTCGGCGGCGGTGACCCGGTCGTGCTCGGCACGCTCGCGCTCGGCGTAGCCGGCCTGGTCGCGTTCGTCGTGGTCGAGCGCGTGTCGCCGCACCCGATGCTGCCGCTGACCGTGTTCTCCTCGCGCGCGTTCTCGGCGACGAACCTGTCGACGTTCGCGGTCTACGCGGCGAACGGTGGCGTGTTCCTGCTCGTGGTGCTGAACCTCCAGGTGGTGACCGGGTTCAGCCCGCTCGCCGCGGGCATGGCGCTGCTGCCGGTGACCGCGCTGATGCTGGTGCTGTCATCCCGGGCCGGCGCGCTCGCCGAACGGATCGGCCCGCGCCTGCCGATGACGCTCGGCCCGCTGATCTGCGCGGTCGCGCTGGTGCTGTTCGCCCGGATCGGCCCGGACTCCGGCTACGTGCGCGACGTGCTGCCGCCGGTGCTGGTGCTCGGCCTCGGCCTGTCCGCGACCGTGGCGCCGCTGACCGCGACCGCGCTCGGCTCGGTCGACTCCCGGTACGCGGGCGTGGCCAGCGGCGTGAACAACGCGGTGGCCCGCGCGGCCGGGCTGCTGTCCGTGGCCGTGCTGCCGCTCGCGGCCGGGATCGGCACCGGCAGCCTGACCGACCCGGCCGCGCTCGCGCCCACGTACCGGTCCTCGATGTGGATCTGCGCGGGCCTGATGGTCGCCGGAGCGCTGATCGCGCTGTTCGGCGTGCCGGGCCGCACCCGGGCCGCGGACACGCCGGTGCGGACCCACTGCGCGGTGGCGGACACTCCGCTGCACCCGTCCGAGCGCCTCTGA
- a CDS encoding class I SAM-dependent methyltransferase, with translation MANALFLREFFRSPARTGAIAPSSRRLGTAVTAPIPENGDPVVVELGPGTGAFTSVIQERLAGRGRHLAVELNPALATHIAERHPAVEVINDNAADLPRLLAERGVERADVVISGLPWASFPLSAQRSILDAVCATLSPGGAFTTFAYTMAARTPAARRFRRMLEDAFEEVVLGRTVTANLPPAFVYYARRARR, from the coding sequence ATGGCCAACGCCCTCTTCCTGCGCGAGTTCTTCCGCTCGCCCGCGCGCACCGGGGCGATCGCACCCAGCTCGCGCCGGCTCGGCACCGCGGTCACCGCGCCGATCCCGGAGAACGGCGACCCGGTCGTGGTCGAGCTGGGCCCGGGCACCGGCGCGTTCACCTCGGTCATCCAGGAGCGGCTGGCCGGCCGCGGCCGGCACCTCGCGGTCGAGCTGAACCCGGCGCTCGCCACGCACATCGCGGAGCGGCACCCGGCCGTCGAGGTGATCAACGACAACGCGGCGGACCTGCCCCGGCTGCTGGCCGAGCGCGGCGTCGAGCGGGCCGACGTGGTGATCAGCGGCCTGCCGTGGGCGTCGTTCCCGCTGTCCGCGCAGCGGTCGATCCTCGACGCGGTGTGCGCGACGCTCAGCCCGGGCGGCGCGTTCACCACGTTCGCGTACACGATGGCGGCCCGGACGCCGGCCGCGCGCCGCTTCCGCCGCATGCTGGAGGACGCGTTCGAGGAGGTCGTGCTGGGCCGCACGGTCACCGCCAACCTGCCGCCCGCGTTCGTCTACTACGCGCGGCGCGCCCGCCGCTGA
- a CDS encoding sigma-70 family RNA polymerase sigma factor — protein sequence MSSTTTIAPAPMSDRDREDLIRANMALVGHLVREMLGRVPAHVNRDDLTSAGLAALVTAARGFDPERGIPFHRFAATRIRGALLDELRGLDWASRSVRHRARQTDVARQALTAMLGRTPTAYELAEHLGIAVSEITSVEDDVQRAVVLSLQGFTTGSAEDMVTEPTMGPEEMLVHREKIGYLHHAVEALPERLRVVITRYFLHDEPMAVIAAELGVTESRISQLRAEALVLLRDGLNSHLDPDQVKNNGRPDGCVARRRAGYFAQIAGKGTLSSRLALTNHHGLPVQRVA from the coding sequence ATGAGCAGCACCACGACGATCGCGCCCGCACCGATGAGCGACCGGGACCGCGAGGACCTGATCCGCGCGAACATGGCTCTGGTCGGTCACCTGGTGCGGGAGATGCTCGGCCGGGTCCCGGCGCACGTCAACCGCGACGACCTGACCTCGGCCGGCCTGGCCGCGCTGGTCACCGCCGCGCGCGGCTTCGACCCGGAGCGGGGCATCCCGTTCCACCGGTTCGCGGCCACCCGGATCCGCGGCGCGCTGCTGGACGAGCTGCGCGGGCTGGACTGGGCCTCGCGCTCGGTCCGGCACCGCGCCCGGCAGACCGACGTCGCCCGGCAGGCGCTGACCGCGATGCTGGGCCGCACGCCCACCGCGTACGAGCTGGCCGAGCACCTCGGCATCGCGGTCTCGGAGATCACCTCGGTCGAGGACGACGTGCAGCGCGCGGTGGTGCTCTCGCTGCAGGGCTTCACCACCGGCAGCGCCGAGGACATGGTCACCGAGCCGACCATGGGCCCGGAGGAGATGCTGGTGCACCGCGAGAAGATCGGCTACCTGCACCACGCGGTCGAGGCACTGCCCGAGCGCCTGCGCGTGGTGATCACCCGGTACTTCCTGCACGACGAGCCGATGGCCGTGATCGCGGCCGAGCTGGGCGTCACCGAATCCCGCATCTCCCAGCTGCGCGCCGAGGCGCTGGTGCTGCTCCGGGACGGCCTGAACAGCCACCTCGACCCGGACCAGGTGAAGAACAACGGCCGCCCGGACGGCTGCGTGGCCCGCCGCCGCGCCGGCTACTTCGCGCAGATCGCCGGCAAGGGCACGCTCTCCAGCCGGCTGGCCCTCACCAACCACCACGGACTGCCGGTGCAGCGAGTGGCCTGA
- a CDS encoding MDR family MFS transporter, which translates to MSASATTPASSAAEGDFTHRQIMTILAGLMMGMFLAALDQTIVATAIRTIADDLHGFSVQAWATTAFLITSTISTPLYGKLSDIYGRRRFFLAAIGIFVIGSALCGMAGDMYQLAAYRAVQGVGAGGLMSLALAIIGDIVPPRERAKYQGYFLAVFGSASVLGPVLGGLFAEADDVLGIAGWRYIFYINVPLGLVAMAVVARVLHLPHHRTDHRIDWPGALALVVGLVPLLTVAEQGRDWGWGSGRAILCYVIGAVGLVAFVLAERAYKDEALLPPRLFRIRTFGVGAASSFVVGMAMFGGLMMVPLYLQIVKGSSPMVAGLQMIPFVLGIMTGSIVFGQIIFRTGRYRFIPIVGSALMLAALFLFSLITADTPLPLTMGIMLLMGLGLGGNMQPIVTAVQNAVSPREIGTATSAVTFFRQMGGTLGTAVFLSVLFAAVPGRIRDAFTTAQTDPEFQAALRDNPEQAPALQAGQSAEGLDDTSFINTLDDVIAHPFKVGFSESMSLVFLIAALIMIAGLAVVLFLPELPLQNRSAAAARAAEDAEAKAAAENR; encoded by the coding sequence GTGAGCGCCTCTGCCACCACCCCCGCCTCGTCGGCCGCCGAGGGCGACTTCACCCACCGCCAGATCATGACGATCCTGGCCGGGCTGATGATGGGCATGTTCCTGGCCGCGCTGGACCAGACCATCGTCGCCACCGCGATCCGGACCATCGCCGACGACCTGCACGGCTTCTCCGTCCAGGCGTGGGCCACGACCGCGTTCCTGATCACGTCCACGATCTCGACGCCGCTCTACGGCAAGCTCTCCGACATCTACGGCCGCCGCCGGTTCTTCCTGGCCGCGATCGGCATCTTCGTGATCGGCTCCGCGCTCTGCGGCATGGCCGGCGACATGTACCAGCTCGCCGCGTACCGCGCGGTCCAGGGCGTCGGTGCCGGCGGCCTGATGTCGCTCGCGCTGGCGATCATCGGGGACATCGTGCCGCCCCGCGAGCGCGCCAAGTACCAGGGCTACTTCCTGGCCGTCTTCGGCAGCGCCAGCGTGCTCGGCCCGGTCCTCGGCGGCCTGTTCGCCGAGGCCGACGACGTCCTCGGCATCGCCGGCTGGCGCTACATCTTCTACATCAACGTGCCGCTCGGCCTGGTCGCCATGGCCGTCGTCGCGCGCGTGCTGCACCTGCCGCACCACCGCACCGACCACCGCATCGACTGGCCCGGCGCGCTGGCCCTGGTCGTCGGCCTGGTCCCGCTGCTCACCGTCGCCGAACAGGGCCGCGACTGGGGCTGGGGCTCCGGCCGCGCGATCCTCTGCTACGTGATCGGCGCGGTCGGCCTGGTCGCGTTCGTCCTCGCCGAACGGGCGTACAAGGACGAGGCACTGCTCCCGCCCCGGCTGTTCCGGATCCGCACCTTCGGTGTCGGCGCGGCCAGCAGCTTCGTGGTCGGCATGGCGATGTTCGGCGGGCTGATGATGGTGCCGCTCTACCTGCAGATCGTGAAGGGCTCGTCCCCGATGGTCGCCGGCCTGCAGATGATCCCGTTCGTCCTCGGCATCATGACCGGCTCGATCGTCTTCGGTCAGATCATCTTCCGGACCGGCCGGTACCGCTTCATCCCGATCGTCGGTTCCGCGCTGATGCTGGCCGCGCTGTTCCTGTTCTCGCTGATCACCGCGGACACGCCGCTCCCGCTCACGATGGGCATCATGCTGCTGATGGGCCTCGGGCTCGGCGGCAACATGCAGCCCATCGTCACCGCGGTCCAGAACGCGGTCTCCCCGCGCGAGATCGGCACCGCCACCTCCGCCGTCACGTTCTTCCGCCAGATGGGCGGCACGCTCGGCACCGCCGTGTTCCTCTCGGTCCTCTTCGCGGCCGTCCCCGGCCGGATCCGTGACGCGTTCACCACCGCGCAGACCGACCCGGAGTTCCAGGCCGCGCTGCGCGACAACCCGGAACAGGCACCGGCGCTGCAGGCCGGCCAGTCCGCCGAGGGCCTCGACGACACCTCGTTCATCAACACGCTCGACGACGTGATCGCCCACCCCTTCAAGGTCGGCTTCTCCGAGTCCATGAGCCTGGTCTTCCTGATCGCCGCCCTCATCATGATCGCCGGCCTCGCGGTCGTCCTCTTCCTCCCCGAACTCCCCCTCCAGAACCGCTCCGCCGCCGCGGCCCGCGCCGCCGAGGACGCCGAGGCGAAGGCCGCCGCCGAAAACCGATAA
- a CDS encoding antibiotic biosynthesis monooxygenase family protein yields the protein MAVVKINAIDVPDGAGPELEKRFAARQGAVENSKGFLGFELLRPVSGETRYFVYTKWETEEDYQAWAQGSGRAAHAGERSRPVASGASLLEFEVVQNA from the coding sequence ATGGCTGTTGTGAAGATCAATGCGATTGACGTGCCGGACGGCGCGGGCCCGGAGCTGGAGAAGCGGTTCGCGGCGCGGCAGGGCGCGGTGGAGAACTCCAAGGGCTTCCTCGGGTTCGAACTGCTGCGGCCGGTGAGCGGCGAGACCCGCTACTTCGTCTACACCAAGTGGGAGACGGAAGAGGACTACCAGGCCTGGGCACAGGGCTCCGGGCGCGCGGCCCACGCGGGCGAGCGGTCCCGCCCGGTGGCGAGCGGCGCGAGCCTGCTGGAGTTCGAGGTCGTCCAGAACGCCTGA
- a CDS encoding GAF and ANTAR domain-containing protein, which translates to MGLLHELTAMLLGATDIESALADLSRFAAFAVPGVVRCSALLITEGRPAVSASSETSRRKIDDAQQDEAAGPSLDAIHTREPVVSTDLYTDERWPALQPAAVGAGLRTAIALPIDVNRDAVGALTLYLTEPDAAGPGRMVAALAIAGQAALLLGEVLRRAEETTPPLVAQEPSDATVNHAVGLIMAQRGCGPAEAFEVIDETATRLAVSPRVVAERLLETAQRRSGS; encoded by the coding sequence GTGGGGCTGCTGCACGAGCTGACCGCGATGCTGCTCGGCGCCACGGACATTGAGTCGGCGCTGGCCGACCTGTCGCGGTTCGCCGCCTTCGCCGTACCCGGCGTCGTCCGCTGTTCGGCTCTGCTGATCACCGAGGGCCGTCCCGCGGTCTCCGCGTCGTCCGAGACCAGCCGCCGCAAGATCGACGATGCGCAGCAGGACGAGGCCGCGGGACCGTCGCTGGACGCCATCCACACCCGCGAGCCGGTGGTCAGCACGGACCTGTACACCGACGAGCGCTGGCCCGCCCTCCAGCCGGCCGCGGTCGGGGCCGGCCTGCGCACCGCGATAGCGCTCCCGATCGACGTGAACCGGGACGCGGTCGGCGCGCTCACGCTCTACCTCACCGAGCCGGACGCCGCCGGACCCGGCCGGATGGTCGCCGCCCTGGCCATCGCCGGCCAAGCCGCGCTGCTGCTCGGCGAGGTGCTGCGCCGAGCCGAGGAGACCACGCCGCCGCTGGTCGCCCAGGAACCCTCCGACGCCACCGTCAACCACGCCGTCGGCCTGATCATGGCCCAGCGCGGGTGCGGCCCCGCCGAGGCCTTCGAGGTCATCGACGAGACCGCCACCCGCCTGGCCGTCAGCCCCCGGGTGGTCGCCGAACGCCTGCTCGAGACCGCCCAGCGCCGCTCCGGTTCCTAG
- a CDS encoding ABC-2 family transporter protein: MAINHMGTPARYPLRLYGVAVRGMLSLVVPFAFTAFFPVSWHLDPDRSRWTALVTPVVAGACVVVGVRIYHRGVRRYENAGHWTRFEAGAKPATLSQMSISRTATRRERW, encoded by the coding sequence ATGGCGATCAACCACATGGGTACGCCGGCGCGGTACCCGCTGAGGCTCTACGGCGTGGCGGTGCGCGGGATGCTGTCGCTGGTGGTGCCGTTCGCGTTCACCGCGTTCTTCCCGGTCTCCTGGCACCTCGACCCGGACCGGAGCCGGTGGACCGCGCTGGTCACACCGGTGGTCGCGGGGGCGTGCGTGGTGGTGGGCGTGCGGATCTACCACCGGGGCGTGCGACGGTACGAGAACGCCGGGCACTGGACCCGCTTCGAGGCGGGGGCCAAACCCGCGACCTTGTCACAGATGTCGATCAGCCGCACGGCGACTCGGCGGGAGCGCTGGTAA
- a CDS encoding S-(hydroxymethyl)mycothiol dehydrogenase: protein MSQTVRGVIARAKNAEVEVVSIVVPDPGPGEAVVRIQTCGVCHTDLHYKQGGINDDFPFLLGHEAAGTVESVGAGVTEVAPGDFVVLNWRAVCGDCRACRRGKPQYCFATHNAKQPMTLEDGTPLSPALGIGAFIEKTLVAAGQCTKVDPAARPAAVGLLGCGVMAGIGAAINTGGVQRGDSVAVIGCGGVGDGAIAGAALAGATTIIAVDTDDRKLEWAKGFGATHTVNAREGDVVAAIQGLTGGFGADVVIDAVGRPETWKQAFYARDLAGTVVLVGVPTPEMKIPEIPLLDVFGRGGALKSSWYGDCLPTRDFPMLTELYRQGRLDLDAFVSEEIGLEQVEEAFTKMHRGDVLRSVVVL from the coding sequence GTGAGCCAGACAGTCCGCGGGGTTATCGCTCGCGCGAAGAACGCAGAGGTCGAGGTGGTCTCGATCGTCGTTCCCGACCCGGGTCCCGGCGAAGCGGTCGTGAGGATCCAGACGTGCGGGGTCTGCCACACCGACCTGCACTACAAGCAGGGCGGGATCAACGACGACTTCCCGTTCCTGCTCGGTCACGAGGCGGCCGGCACGGTGGAGTCGGTCGGCGCGGGCGTGACCGAGGTGGCTCCCGGCGACTTCGTGGTGCTCAACTGGCGCGCGGTCTGCGGTGACTGCCGGGCCTGCCGCCGGGGCAAGCCGCAGTACTGCTTCGCCACCCACAACGCGAAGCAGCCGATGACGCTGGAGGACGGCACGCCGCTCTCGCCCGCGCTCGGCATCGGCGCGTTCATCGAGAAGACGCTGGTCGCGGCCGGCCAGTGCACGAAGGTCGACCCGGCGGCCCGCCCGGCCGCGGTCGGCCTGCTCGGCTGCGGCGTGATGGCCGGCATCGGCGCCGCGATCAACACCGGCGGCGTGCAGCGCGGCGACTCGGTCGCGGTGATCGGCTGCGGCGGCGTCGGTGACGGCGCGATCGCGGGTGCGGCGCTGGCCGGCGCGACCACGATCATCGCGGTCGACACCGACGACCGGAAGCTGGAGTGGGCCAAGGGCTTCGGCGCCACCCACACGGTCAACGCACGCGAGGGCGACGTGGTCGCGGCGATCCAGGGGCTGACCGGCGGCTTCGGCGCGGACGTGGTGATCGACGCGGTCGGCCGCCCGGAGACCTGGAAACAGGCGTTCTACGCCCGCGACCTGGCCGGCACCGTGGTGCTGGTGGGCGTGCCCACGCCGGAGATGAAGATCCCGGAGATCCCGCTGCTGGACGTGTTCGGCCGCGGCGGCGCGCTCAAGTCCAGCTGGTACGGCGACTGCCTGCCGACCCGCGACTTCCCGATGCTGACCGAGCTCTACCGCCAGGGCCGGCTGGACCTGGACGCGTTCGTCTCCGAGGAGATCGGCCTGGAGCAGGTCGAGGAGGCGTTCACCAAGATGCACCGCGGTGACGTCCTCCGCTCGGTGGTGGTCCTCTGA
- a CDS encoding MBL fold metallo-hydrolase, with amino-acid sequence MPARIDHTVTSGTFSLDGQTFDVDNNVWVLGDDTECVVIDAPHDVDAILRVVGGRTVKAILATHAHDDHVRRAPALAEATGAPIWLHPDDLVVWRLTHPDVTIDGELSDGQTIEVGGVALHVLHTPGHAPGACCFHVPALGAVFTGDTLFQGGPGATGRSFSSFDTIVESIRTKLLTLPAETVVHTGHGDSTTIGAEAPHLDEWLKRGH; translated from the coding sequence ATGCCGGCCCGCATCGACCACACGGTCACGTCCGGCACGTTCTCGCTGGACGGTCAGACGTTCGACGTCGACAACAACGTCTGGGTGCTCGGCGACGACACCGAGTGCGTGGTGATCGACGCCCCGCACGACGTCGACGCGATCCTGCGGGTGGTCGGCGGCCGCACGGTGAAGGCGATCCTGGCCACGCATGCGCACGACGACCACGTCCGGCGGGCTCCCGCGCTGGCGGAGGCGACCGGCGCGCCGATCTGGCTGCACCCGGACGACCTGGTCGTCTGGCGGCTCACCCATCCGGACGTGACGATCGACGGCGAGCTGAGCGACGGCCAGACGATCGAGGTGGGCGGCGTCGCGCTGCACGTGTTGCACACGCCCGGCCACGCCCCTGGCGCATGCTGCTTCCACGTACCCGCGCTGGGTGCGGTCTTCACCGGGGACACGCTGTTCCAGGGCGGCCCGGGCGCGACCGGCCGCAGCTTCAGCAGCTTCGACACGATCGTCGAGTCGATCCGGACGAAGCTGCTGACCCTGCCCGCGGAGACGGTCGTGCACACCGGGCACGGCGACAGCACGACCATCGGCGCCGAGGCACCCCACCTCGACGAATGGCTCAAAAGAGGGCATTGA